The sequence below is a genomic window from Euwallacea fornicatus isolate EFF26 chromosome 1, ASM4011564v1, whole genome shotgun sequence.
TTAGTGAAGACtacattaatatattaattctTTCCATGCCTGAGATATGTAAGTctgtaattaaacaaaagggTTACTATACTAAGTACTAACTAAATATagagtttgtttttgttttgtacaatttttgtttcaataaatgtAGGGAATTGTAAAAGTTACTATCTTTTTGAccaacgaaaaataaaactttttttttaaatttttatatgatctctttgttatattttctttaagtattCTAAATAGAATGTTGAgtgataagttaaaaaaatatttacaggaTTCTTTATCTGATATTTCtagttttatttcagttttttaaaagttgctatatttatGGCTAATACTGtatattccatttaaaataaacacgaTACTCTAAATCATAAGTGAGTAAGATATAAGCAGTAtttttgcttaccctgtatatcaaatttcaagaCAACTATTTTTGACTTGAAGAAGTATCTGTTGTTATTATGTATTGGTCAAAAAACGGTAATTAAGTAAATCATTTcacgtagaaaaaaaatgttttcatgacccttgcatttttaaatttcgttaaatttcccaatgagtatttgttttatactTATTGAGTGTCATACAAACTtctactattttcttcttctaatttcaaatatttaaaaaaatatagggtgttagattaaaaaaaaaaacgtaagtttgcattgtatcttttttttggtatcctgtataaatgacaatatttttaaaatgtggcCTATAAGGTCGTACATATAAatgtcaaaacaatttttcatcaaaaccattaataaagTCGTAATCGTCCGAGGCGCTCTTATTAGACCACCTTGCAAAGACCAGAGTCTCAATACATATAGAAACCAAATCATCTTCAAATGGATCGATCGACCGTTATCTCACATTACTTCAATAAAGCTATTTAAGgacaaaagaaaagaaaaacaatctTTATTAATAGGAATTCCATAACAGGGGGCCAAAGTCCTATCCGCACCTCCTCGTGGAGGCCCCTGGATGCCTTTCCGAGACCTGGTAACCAACCCCGATGGGAGAAGATGGGTAACTAACGCGGAAGGCAAACAAGGACAAAATATGACGGACAAGGCAACTAACAAAGGATTACTTCTCCATGGGCGATCGGAACCCTAGGGGATGGCGGGTGAGGTGCCGGAGCAGGCCTCGCTGGCAGTCGTAATAAAGCCTCTGCAACAAAGATAGGGTGGTGTCGGTGGACCCCAGGACACACCCCTAGTGCCAACTACTGGAAAGACATCAAGGAGAATTTCCCCCGGCGGGCTAAAGAAACTGCCAACGCGCAAGGATAGCCTATCGTCATCGGGGTTATTAACTTTGGAGGATGCATTCAGACAGGTGATGAACTGGACCGTCTCCTAAAGGTAAATAGCAGGCCTATGAAGGACATGGTCAAGTCGTGTCCGATCTGCGCAGTGCGCTCCGTTGAGTGAGTATGGAGAGGGAAAAGGAGCGAGCTTGTCTGGCCGCAAATGAAGAGATTGGCATATTGCGCGAGGAAAATGCCAACCTGAGAGAGCGCTTATCTCGACTCGAGACCTCGGGTCCGGTCGTGCCTGATTCGGTCTCCGTCGACTGTCAGACGGAAACCGATCAAGAGAGAAGGACGGCGGAACAGAGGGAACACATCCGCCGTCTGGTTGGCCAGGGAGATCTACTGCATGCCCTACGTGAGCGATGGGACGATGGTCTATTCGTCGCCACCGAGGTCGCGTACGGGGACCCCGTGTGTGAGGGGTATCGGTCGGATCTCGGGTTGATAATGGGGACAGAATCTAGCCCCCTCAGAGAAAAATTCCGAAGGCTCCACCCGGAACTGAGGGAAATAGCAGAGCCAGAGTCGGAGGACGGCTTCCCATAGCTACTGCAGACGTGTAATCTGCGGAAGGGTGGGACAATAGAAGAGCGGGAGATGTACGTGTTCTTCAGGCAACTGGAGCGCACGGGCCCAGAACAGGTGCTGGGCTCAGTCAGGGCCCTGGTTCGCACCATGGAGGAATTGGGGAGGACCAGCGTGGTCATACTGCTGGTTCCAGGATGCGATCTCTGGAAGCTCCGTAAGATCTGTGAGCTGGCGGCGATGAACCAGGAGggtagatttaaaattaaaatctaccTGCCAGAATTCATGAAACCCGGGGGAGCTGCTGCAACCATCACGTCTGGTGGCAGACGGATGTTGCGGCAACTTGTGGCGCAGTCTCAGATCAAGGTGGATATAGGCAACGTCAGAGAGACTAAGCGCGGCGAGATCCTTCTGACGCTGCCTAAAGGAGGGAACGGGGGGAAAGAACTCCGCGACATTCTTGGCAAGGGGGTGGGAGTAGACAGGGTTTGAACGGGGACGGGAGGCAGGGCCGTGACCTTCCAAGTTACTGGTCTGGACATAGTCACTACCGGTGAAGAGGTTGTAGGGGCAGTGGCTGCTGCAGCACAGTTCGACCCGCGTTGGCTCAAACTGACCGGCATTCGGGCCAGTTTCAGCAGATGCTAAACCGCCACCTTATGGGTCGTCGATGGGGATGGCGAGGCGGCAGCAAAAGATCAGGAGATCTCCGATCTGCGAGTCGGCATTAACAGGTGTCGCCTCAAGGTGAGGAAGGACTCCGGGCGTTGCTTCCGCTGTTGAGAGACGGGACACAGAGCGGGCTAGTGTAAAGGCGCGGACAGGTCCCGTCTGTGCGCTCGATGCGCTAAGGAGGGGCACAGGGCCGTGGAGTGTAAGATTTCCCGTTTCTGCCACCTCTGTAAGGTGGAGAGACACAGTGCAGGAGCCACAGGATGCGCGGGCCGAATCATGAAGTTCGCGACGGCAACGGCAAAGATGCCGGCAGTTGGAGCCGCACCGGCAACCCGTGCTTCAAAAAAGGCCGAATCCGCGCCCAAACGAGACAAGGTAAAGGGGGTGCAAGCGGTAATCCCGCCTTCCCCGACCAGTTCGGTCGGTGAAGAGATAGGAGCCGAAAGAGATGCAGAGAGGGAGGGTCACGAGGAAAGCATAGTCTCGGAGCCCACCGCCACCGCCCCACCGACGAGCCGTCAAAGAGCGAGGCTACGTCAATACGTGACAAGTGAAAGAGAGCGCGATCCCGCGCAGGTTACACGTACAGGAGGTTCACTCGCAAGCGAGCGTGAGTGAGTGTGTGTGAGATTGTGGTGGATAAACGGGAAAATGGCTCCGACGGTCAACGTGCTCAGGTGTCTCCAGATCAATCCGGACAGGAGGCGGTTGGCTACCGACTTACTGTTCCAGACGATCCGGGAGAGAGGCATCGGCGTTGTGTTGGGACAGGAGCCGAACAACGCGACCAAGGGTGTAATTAGGGATTGGAGCGACGACGCCTTTATATGATTAGCCAACCATTTAAGGGTGATGTCAATCTATAAGGACCGGGGTTTCGTAGCGGTGGAGATGGGATGAATTACGCTGGTTTCGGCGTACTTCTCACCGAGAAGGAGGGCGGTCGAATTCGGTGTCATGCTGAATAGGCTGGAGTAGTACGTGCGGGGACTGGATGATAGGAAGGTCCTCGTAGCCGGGGATCTGAATGCCAAAACTGGACGTTTCGGCTCCGAAGCGCGCAATTCTTATGGTCTGGTCCTTGAAGAGTTTTTGGTCCGGGGGATTCACTCCGCTTAACATCGGGAAGGAGTAGACATTCAGCAACCACAACGAAAGATCGCTGATCGACGTGATCATGGCCGGTGTGACTGCGGCGGGCATAATGAACGAGTGGAAAGTTGAGTGTGAGAAAGAGAATGGAAGTGGGCACAGATACGTTAGCTTTCGGATTTTGAAAGAGGGGAGAGCGCGCTGTGCTAATGATGGTGAGGGGAGTGTGAGATCGAACGACTGGATTGTAACTGAGAGAGGAATGAGAAAATTGAACCAGTACGTGATGGAGAGAGGGGGAGTGGCAGGGTTGACCGATGATCCGGAACAGATAATCAAAGAAATCGGTGATGTCCGCGACGCATGTTTGAGGAAGAAGAGTGGAAAATCTGGTAGTGATAAGAGTGCGGTGTACTGGTGGAACGATGAGATCGAAGAGTTGAGAAAAGAGTGTGTGAGAATGAGAAGAAAAATGACGAGAGTGAAGGGCGTCAGAGAGATGGACGAAAGAATAAGAGCGGCGGAAGAAGAGCACAAGGAAGTGCAAAAGACCCTCAAGGTGTCCATCAGGAACGTCAAGAGGGAGGCGTGGAAGGGTCTGTGTGCCGATCTGGAGACGGATATCTGGGGACTCGGCTACAAAATAGTGGCCGGGAAACTTAATCATCTTAAAGCGAGCCACCTGTCGGAAGTAGAGATGCTTTGGCGTGTGGACGAACTCTTTCCGAAGTAAGAGAAGATCAGATGGGTGCCTAGGGTACCGGGGACGGAACACGTGCCTCGAGTCACGACTGAGGAGATCTGTCAGACGGTCGGGAGTctcaagagccgcaaggctccGGGATTGGTCGGGATACCGAACGAGGTCTTGAAGCTGTACCTTGGGGCAATTCCTTAAAGTATGGCAGATTGCGTAACGCGCATCTTGACTTCGGGCGTGTTCGCCAAAATCTGGAAGAGAGCCCGTGTGGTACTGGTAGAGAAACCTAAGCGGGAACCGAGCGCGGAACCCTCGTACCGGCCCATTTGCCTAATTGACGGACTCGGAAAAATTGCGGAAAAGAAGATCAAGACCAGACTTCTGGAAGAAGTGATGGCGCACGGAATGATAAGCTAGAGACAGTTTGGGCTTGTCAAAGGCAGGAGCACCATTGATGCCATGCTGGCCGTGACAAAGATCGTGGAGGTCATTAGACGTAAAAATTGCACACAAGCGGGCTTCTGCGTTATAGTAACTATCGATGTAAAGAACGCGTTTAACACGGCGCCATGGGATCTCATCGTCCGAGTGATGAAGAGGTCTTCGATAAGCAGGTACTTGACGGACGTCGTCCAGTCATACCTGCAAGATCGATTTCTCGAGTTGCCGAACGGGGAGGTCCGTGAGTTGTCGTGCGCTGTTCCTCAAGGATCCGTTCTGGGTCCCGTCCTGTGGAACCTGTTCTACGACGAGCTGCTGATGGTGGGTTATCCAGAGGGCGTCACTCCGGTGGCGTATGCGGACGACTTGTCGTTGGTAGTTACGGCGAGGGACAGAGAAACCATGGAGCGAAGAATCAGGGGGGCAATGGAACTGGTCTCCTACACGTTCCGAACCAAAGGTCTTAGCATGGTTACGGACAAGACAGAGATGGTGCTTCTGGTGGGAAGGAGGTTGCTGAGGAGCATAAGTCTCTGGGTGGACTGTGTCAGGTACGAAAGTCAGAAATGTGTGAAGTACCTGGGAGTGTGGTTCGGTAGGGTAAGTCGCTTCAGCGAGCACACCCGCCGAACTGCCGACAAGGTGGGAGGGATTCTACGGAAACTCGAGGGAATCCTGCCCAGAGTAAACGAACTGGCGTTTAAAAGGAGACGAGTGCTTGTGACGGCGGCGGCGTCGGCCCTGCTGTACGCGGTTCCGGTGTGGCACACCGAGCTTATGTACCGAAACTACAACGCCATCTTGGAACGAGCAAACTGATCGCTCGCAATCAGGGTGGCGTGTGCATACAGGACGGCTCCGGGCGCGGCGGTGTTGGTGTTGGCCAAAATACCGCCGGTGAGACTTCGAGTCGAAGAGAGAAGAATGGTGTGGGAGCGAGGTAAGAAATGCAGGAGCGAAGCGAGCGAGTGGGTGGTTAGCGAGTGGGAAAAAGAGTGGGCCAAGTACGATGGAAGGATGAAAGTGTTCGTACCCAGCGTAAGGCGGTGGGTCGAATGTAAGTGGAGGAGACCGGGGAATGCGCTGTCACAGGTGTTTACTGGACACGGTATGTTTGGTAAATACCTGCGCAGAATCGGAGTGGAAAGAAGTAACCACTGTTGGTTCCGTGGGGAGGAAACCGAGAGCGTGGCGGACACCccggagcacacgctgtgggaGTGTCAGCAGAGGGAGGGGTATCGTGTGGAGGTCAGGGAGAGGGGACTCAATCTGGACTGAAACATGATCGGGTGTGAATTGGTGGAGACAGAGGAGAAGTGGATGGCATTTGAAAGAATGGTGGAAAAGATCAAGTGGGATAAGAgtgtgagagagagagaatgGAGAACGGGAAGAGTGCGGGAGTAGAGAGCAACCTTAGCGGTGCACAGTCCGTGAGGAGAAAGG
It includes:
- the LOC136350939 gene encoding uncharacterized protein, whose protein sequence is MAGVTAAGIMNEWKVECEKENGSGHRYVSFRILKEGRARCANDGEGSVRSNDWIVTERGMRKLNQYVMERGGVAGLTDDPEQIIKEIGDVRDACLRKKSGKSGSDKSAVYWWNDEIEELRKECVRMRRKMTRVKGVREMDERIRAAEEEHKEVQKTLKVSIRNVKREAWKGLCADLETDIWGLGYKIVAGKLNHLKASHLSEVEMLWRVDELFPNMADCVTRILTSGVFAKIWKRARVVLVEKPKREPSAEPSYRPICLIDGLGKIAEKKIKTRLLEEVMAHGMIS